A single region of the Gorilla gorilla gorilla isolate KB3781 chromosome 1, NHGRI_mGorGor1-v2.1_pri, whole genome shotgun sequence genome encodes:
- the LZIC gene encoding protein LZIC isoform X2 — MASRGKTETSKLKQNLEEQLDRLMQQLQDLEECREELDTDEYEETKKETLEQLSEFNDSLKKIMSGNMTLVDELSGMQLAIQAAISQAFKTPEVIRLFAKKQPGQLRTRLAEMDRDLMVGKLERDLYTQQKVEILTALRKLGEKLTADDEAFLSANAGAILSQFEKVSTDLGSGDKILALASFEVEKTKK, encoded by the exons ATGGCTTCCAGAGGAAAGACAGAGACAAGCAAATTAAAGCAGAATTTAGAAGAACAGTTGGATAGACTCATGCAACAATTACAAGATCTGGAGGAATGCAG AGAGGAACTTGATACAGATGAATATGAAGAAACCAAAAAGGAAACTCTGGAGCAACTAAGTGAATTTAATGATTCACTAAAGAAAATTATGTCTGGAAATATGACTTTGGTAGATGAACTAAGTGGAATGCAGCTG GCTATTCAGGCAGCTATCAGCCAGGCCTTTAAAACCCCAGAGGTCATCAGATTGTTTGCAAAGAAACAACCAGGTCAGCTTCGGACAAGGTTAGCAGAg ATGGATAGAGATCTGATGGTAGGAAAGCTGGAAAGAGACCTGTACACTCAACAGAAAGTGGAGATACTAACAGCTCTTAGGAAACTTGGAGAGAAG ctGACTGCAGATGATGAGGCCTTCTTGTCAGCAAATGCAGGTGCTATACTCAGCCAGTTTGAGAAAGTCTCTACAGACCTTG GCTCTGGAGACAAAATTCTTGCTCTGGCAAGTTTTGaggttgaaaaaacaaaaaaatga
- the LZIC gene encoding protein LZIC isoform X1 produces the protein MASRGKTETSKLKQNLEEQLDRLMQQLQDLEECREELDTDEYEETKKETLEQLSEFNDSLKKIMSGNMTLVDELSGMQLAIQAAISQAFKTPEVIRLFAKKQPGQLRTRLAEMDRDLMVGKLERDLYTQQKVEILTALRKLGEKLTADDEAFLSANAGAILSQFEKVSTDLGLPPSYMNYPLDSHPSKNIDVPSKISFLLKIQDL, from the exons ATGGCTTCCAGAGGAAAGACAGAGACAAGCAAATTAAAGCAGAATTTAGAAGAACAGTTGGATAGACTCATGCAACAATTACAAGATCTGGAGGAATGCAG AGAGGAACTTGATACAGATGAATATGAAGAAACCAAAAAGGAAACTCTGGAGCAACTAAGTGAATTTAATGATTCACTAAAGAAAATTATGTCTGGAAATATGACTTTGGTAGATGAACTAAGTGGAATGCAGCTG GCTATTCAGGCAGCTATCAGCCAGGCCTTTAAAACCCCAGAGGTCATCAGATTGTTTGCAAAGAAACAACCAGGTCAGCTTCGGACAAGGTTAGCAGAg ATGGATAGAGATCTGATGGTAGGAAAGCTGGAAAGAGACCTGTACACTCAACAGAAAGTGGAGATACTAACAGCTCTTAGGAAACTTGGAGAGAAG ctGACTGCAGATGATGAGGCCTTCTTGTCAGCAAATGCAGGTGCTATACTCAGCCAGTTTGAGAAAGTCTCTACAGACCTTG GACTGCCCCCAAGTTACATGAACTACCCGCTAGACTCACACCCCAGCAAAAATATTGATGTCCCCAGCAAGATTAGCTTCCTGTTAAAGATCCAGGACCTGTGA
- the LZIC gene encoding protein LZIC isoform X3, with the protein MASRGKTETSKLKQNLEEQLDRLMQQLQDLEECREELDTDEYEETKKETLEQLSEFNDSLKKIMSGNMTLVDELSGMQLAIQAAISQAFKTPEVIRLFAKKQPGQLRTRLAEALETKFLLWQVLRLKKQKNDMVQKLVTLITFLM; encoded by the exons ATGGCTTCCAGAGGAAAGACAGAGACAAGCAAATTAAAGCAGAATTTAGAAGAACAGTTGGATAGACTCATGCAACAATTACAAGATCTGGAGGAATGCAG AGAGGAACTTGATACAGATGAATATGAAGAAACCAAAAAGGAAACTCTGGAGCAACTAAGTGAATTTAATGATTCACTAAAGAAAATTATGTCTGGAAATATGACTTTGGTAGATGAACTAAGTGGAATGCAGCTG GCTATTCAGGCAGCTATCAGCCAGGCCTTTAAAACCCCAGAGGTCATCAGATTGTTTGCAAAGAAACAACCAGGTCAGCTTCGGACAAGGTTAGCAGAg GCTCTGGAGACAAAATTCTTGCTCTGGCAAGTTTTGaggttgaaaaaacaaaaaaatgacatgGTGCAGAAGCTTGTAACATTGATCACATTCTTAATGTAA